In Vanrija pseudolonga chromosome 4, complete sequence, a single window of DNA contains:
- the spc7 gene encoding Kinetochore protein spc7: MSIPSRSPRRRQSAAATLSDHNLNTFDDNLTLPITKQEQRTKGHKRATVSMGGEGLRFSVGWENLSEGQKLRRSAQPRKSILKGSVTEDSTAQFNFSISDAQAETIHFGDLPSRMDASSSRGPRASLPVTSAHESLGAKRRVSFAPSAHVRMFEKKPARKSLGVPASFRPAPTAQSPSRRARSSLSSQQGRQSLSSEYASQPPPAIYFQGEGEGQGEESMELESESEASDISADSDEILAQVTSNSMNSFAVNDNVNPDFSEEEDEDAEGEMDMEDTMVGGGIVQQEWEDDEEDDDDMELESEPATDNGDDEEKTMDFTVALGGPMPATAPQTAMRSRASIGYTHAEASEGAPILPGEGDYALDHDADEMEMDETAVYGGVYGSTDESISSGDDTGGTRNPDAVTGTFNYTIGDASGMELTTVGGGILRQRTATYNMSTNIFAPTPAAPAADDNTGDFLSAGSFAYPVLSPIKVPKPVATSTLKASVSNPFAPPPVSAPAEPTFSQGLAQSTSKSPAKSSRSRQSLGGASTPKRTPSKSSGGTPSFARPTTSSAQKSRDARGGSAGPSSTAPLSAPKPPQPPATAPQKRNIFGASPEMPGTSAPRPTGMATAASVAKKLDFTSAPTPGSLSRSVPPSASQVAATTPLRHPQTAPATPSSARKRPRTDSDDEDVVFPSAKKTVVQKPPSPVKNIFASVQAAEPAPEEDDEAEASTEDTSGDFHTAHEQATANVFAEEAVEEDIEEEVAEEDVQGDEEEVERSPTPEPERPLPQYTGTPGRQSLGMPRKSMGTPVRHLKSPAEGIVVRESFGFGFTFPPPTPSPAFPEEDELAEPEEAAPIQLTTFLEMVGAQFMDDLPAAPRRRRSSVGRGVLGRGDGGEREYAIHDFAEAHIEGILLNMFNWAIQKMRTDIDTGKEELASTEAICDAENPAVVRDYLSANDEDRQLFEFTLREFKANTQLRARSQWYDWKQSLMERILPDFREIVEEMKSDAARHAASKEVSDSLLPDLRARKAELEAELAKRRAQVAEIAACDPEELADLKAAVVEQNVEIERFRSELETKTAKNEELSTRLTELTSEAGQHNAALEVARSMCDQFMPSDVIRLEREWKSLQELHRFRVVRMGAQVELVFAGELLLSVQSKDVKTAQLSLVNPGRNDATAGLLALTRSALAELMAAHQITSLSALVRAVGQLWTAARHIRGELDLLSIYYPATFKLENGVLTCTAALMLPAASARARLRVQLGPSTLISWPEELKDVNVTADVVYGSVSPDVLVRIAQETVAKSLPHVPGVLLQACAEAAATQT, encoded by the exons ATGTCCATCCCATCACGCTCCCCGAGGCGCAGACaatcggcagcagcgacgttATCCGATCACAACCTCAACACCTTCGACGACAACCTCACTCTTCCAATCACCAAGCAGGAGCAGCGAACTAAGGGCCACAAGCGTGCCACTGTATCCATGGGGGGTGAAGGCTTGCGCTTCTCCGTTGGATGGGAGAACTTGAGCGAGGGACAAAAGCTGCGTCGTTCTGCG CAACCCCGCAAGTCCATCCTCAAGGGCTCCGTCACGGAAGACTCGACAGCGCAATTCAACTTCAGCATCAGCGATGCCCAGGCCGAAACCATCCATTTCGGGGACCTGCCCTCGCGCATGGAcgcaagctcgagcagggGCCCAAGAGCCAGCTTACCGGTCACATCCGCGCACGAGAGCCTGGGCGCCAAGCGACGAGTCAGCTTTGCTCCGAGCGCCCATGTCAG GATGTTTGAGAAGAAGCCTGCGCGCAAGTCGTTAGGCGTACCTGCCTCGTtccgcccggcgccgacggcgcaaTCCCCATCTCGTCGTGCCCggtcgtcgctctcctcgcaGCAGGGCCGCCAGTCATTGTCCAGCGAATACGCATCccagcctcctcctgcaATCTACTTCCAGGGCGAAGGCGAGGGGCAGGGTGAGGAGTCGATGGAGCTCGAGTCGGAGAGCGAGGCGTCGGACATCTCTGCCGACTCGGATGAGATCCTGGCTCAGGTCACGTCGAACTCAATGAACTCGTTTGCCGTGAACGACAACGTCAACCCCGACTTCagcgaggaagaagacgaaGACGCTGAAGGCGAGATGGACATGGAGGACACGATGGTTGGCGGGGGTATCGTGCAGCAGGAGtgggaagacgacgaggaagacgacgacgacatggaaCTCGAGAGCGAACCGGCTACCGacaatggcgacgacgaggagaagacTATGGACTTTACCGTTGCTCTTGGTGGACCGATGCCAGCAACCGCCCCACAGACGGCCATGCGCTCCCGCGCGTCAATCGGATACACGCACGCAGAAGCTAGCGAGGGAGCCCCGATTCTCCCTGGCGAAGGCGACTACGCCTTGGAtcacgatgccgacgagatggagatgGATGAGACGGCTGTCTACGGTGGCGTGTACGGCAGTACAGATGAGAGTATCTCTTCTGGCGATGACACTGGCGGCACCAGAAACCCCGACGCCGTGACCGGTACATTCAACTACACCATCGGTGATGCCAGCGGAATGGAGCTCACCACCGTCGGCGGTGGTATCTTGCGACAGAGGACCGCAACGTACAACATGTCGACAAACATCTTTGCCCCTACCCCGGCTGCTCCGGCGGCAGATGACAACACCGGCGACTTCCTATCCGCTGGTTCGTTCGCTTACCCTGTGTTATCTCCCATCAAGGTGCCGAAGCCTGTCGCTACTTCCACCCTCAAGGCATCAGTATCCAACCCTTTTGCGCCTCCGCCAGTCTCTGCCCCGGCTGAGCCTACATTCAGCCAGGGATTAGCGCAGAGCACTAGCAAGAGCCCGGCCAAGAGTTCCCGCTCGAGGCAGTCTCTTGGAGGCGCCAGCACGCCCAAGCGGACACCGAGCAAGAGCTCGGGTGGCACTCCGTCATTCGCCCGACCCACCACTTCGTCTGCTCAGAAGAGCCGGGACGCTCGCGGTGGTTCTGCTGGGCCGTCGTCCACAGCCCCGCTTTCGGCTCCGAAGCCACCTCAACCCCCCGCTACCGCTCCCCAAAAGCGCAATATCTTTGGTGCCAGCCCAGAAATGCCAGGCACCTCAGCGCCACGACCGACTGGCATGGCAACTGCGGCGAGCGTTGCCAAGAAGCTGGACTTTACGTCTGCCCCTACCCCGGGATCTCTGTCCCGCTCGGTGCCACCCTCTGCCTCCCAGGTGGCAGCGACTACCCCGCTCCGTCATCCGCAGACAGCACCAGCCACGCCGTCCAGCGCCCGGAAACGACCCCgcaccgacagcgacgacgaggacgttgTCTTCCCTAGCGCCAAGAAGACGGTTGTACAGAAGCCCCCGTCGCCCGTGAAGAACATTTTCGCCTCTGTGCAGGCGGCCGAACCCGCCCcagaggaggatgacgaggccgaggcctcgACTGAGGACACATCTGGCGACTTCCACACTGCTCACGAGCAGGCGACAGCGAATGTCTTTGCTGAGGAGGCGGTTGAGGAAGACATCGAGGAGGAAGTGGCTGAGGAGGACGTGCAGGGAGACGAagaggaggtcgagcggtCACCAACACCGGAGCCCGAACGCCCTCTCCCTCAGTACACTGGCACACCGGGTCGTCAGTCACTCGGCATGCCTCGCAAGTCGATGGGTACTCCAGTCCGCCATCTGAAGTCGCCTGCCGAGGGCATTGTGGTTCGCGAGTCgttcggcttcggcttcaCTTTCCCGCCGCCTACACCATCTCCCGCCTTTCCGGAGGAAGATGAGCTCGCTGAGCCTGAAGAGGCCGCACCTATTCAGCTGACCACTTTCCTGGAAATGGTCGGAGCACAGTTCATGGACGACCTGCctgccgccccgcgccgtcgtcgtagcAGCGTTGGACGGGGCGTTCTCGGGCGTGGagatggcggcgagcgcgagtacgCCATCCACGACTTTGCCGAGGCCCACATTGAGGGTATCCTGCTCAACATGTTCAACTGGGCGATCCAGAAGATGAGGACGGACATCGATACCGGCAAAGAAGAGCTCGCATCAACAGAGGCCATCTGTGACGCCGAGAACCCAGCCGTCGTGCGCGATTACCTCAgcgccaacgacgaggaccggCAGCTGTTCGAGTTCACCCTGCGCGAGTTCAAGGCCAACACCCAGCTGCGGGCCCGCTCTCAATGGTACGACTGGAAGCAGAGCCTCATGGAGCGTATTCTCCCCGACTTTAGGGAGATTGTCGAGGAGATGAAGTCTGACGCGGCGCGCCACGCTGCAAGCAAGGAAGTCTCCGACAGCCTGCTACCCGACCTCCGTGCACGCAAGGCAGAGCTCGAGGCTGAGCTGGCCAAGCGCCGTGCGCAGGTTGCCGAGATTGCTGCTTGTGACCCTGAGGAGTTGGCGGATCTCAAGGCTGCTGTTGTTGAGCAAAA TGTTGAGATTGAGCGATTCAGGTCAGAACTGGAGACCAAGACCGCCAAGAACGAGGAGCTTTCGACTCGCTTGACTGAGCTCACGTCCGAGGCTGGGCAGCACAACGCTGCGCTAGAGGTCGCTCGAAGCATGTGCGACCAGTTCATGCCCTCGGACGTGAtccgccttgagcgcgagtGGAAGAGTTTGCAGGAGCTCCACCGGTTCCGCGTGGTCCGCATGGGCGCCCAGGTCGAGCTGGTGTTCGCAGGCGAGCTGTTGCTCAGTGTTCAGAGCAAGGACGTCAAGACCGCACAGCTGAGCCTTGTCAACCCCGGACGTAacgacgccaccgccggcctgctcgctcTCACGCGCAGCGCCTTGGCCGAGCTCATGGCTGCGCACCAAATCACCAGCCTATCCGCCCTCGTCCGCGCTGTTGGGCAGCTGTGGACCGCCGCTCGACACATTcgtggcgagctcgacttGCTGTCGATCTACTACCCGGCCACTTTCAAGCTCGAGAACGGCGTGCTGACATGCACTGCGGCGCTGATGCTACCCGCTGCgtccgcccgcgcccgcctaAGAGTCCAGCTTGGCCCAAGCACACTCATCTCCTGgcccgaggagctcaaggacgtcaACGTCACCGCCGATGTAGTGTATGGAAGCGTCAG CCCCGATGTGTTAGTCCGCATTGCCCAGGAGACGGTCGCCAAGTCTCTTCCACACGTCCCCGGCGTGCTCCTCCAGGCgtgtgccgaggccgctgccactCAGACATAA
- the SSN3 gene encoding Serine/threonine-protein kinase SSN3 — protein MTTLATPRPTSMVDPMHAYRAKRDRERRTVLKAYKILGFISSGTYGRVYKAVLLPPPKATGKSALSASSRSALGVGGSKSPSATPGLADEPLNNPELCMRPGDMPAKEGDVFAIKKFKPDKEGDQQTYAGISQSGAREIMLNRELRHRNLVALREVILEDKAIYMVFEYAEHDFLQIIHHHSQTLRTPIPAPTLRRLLHQLLCGLHFLHSSFVLHRDLKPANILVTSDGVVKIGDLGLARLWHKPLAQGGLYGGDKVVVTIWYRAPELILGSKHYTAAVDLWAVGCIYAELLSLRPIFKGEEAKLDSKKSLPFQRDQMAKICDVLGPVKPEHWPGILHMPEHKTYLSQGPYPTGNPLPTWYGSRSGSSNGYDLLSKLFEWDPAKRITAREALVHPWFQEDGGCGTSSVFEGSTITYPQRRVTHEDNGDAKMGSLPPSLAGGRLPSSSNFRPATGASQLAANKRAKLR, from the exons ATGACGACGCTGGCCACCCCACGGCCAACAAGCATGGTCGACCCCATGCACGCCTACAGGGCGAAACGGGACAGGGAGCGAAGAAC CGTCCTCAAGGCATACAAGATTCTCGGCTTCATCTCTTCAG GGACGTATGGACGAGTGTACAAGGCTGTTCTCCTCCCGCCCCCGAAAGCGACGGGCAAGAGTGCgctctcggcgagctcgcggtctgccctcggcgttggGGGGTCCaagtcgccctcggccacaCCAGGCCTGGCCGACGAACCGCTGAATAATCCCGAGCTGTGCATGCGCCCTGGCGATATGCCAGCCAAAGAGGGGGACGTGTTTGCGATCAAGAAGTTCAAGCCCGATAAGGAGGGCGATCAGCAGACGTATGCTGGCATCAGTCAGAGTGGAGCGCGTGAGATCATG TTGAATCGCGAGCTGCGGCATCGTAACCTGGTTGCGCTTCGCGAGGTGATTCTCGAAGACAAGGCAATCTACATGGTCTTCGAGTATGCGGAGCACGATTTCttg CAAATtatccaccaccactcgcaGACATTGAGAACCCCCATCCCAGCGCCAActctccgccgcctgctgcaCCAACTGCTCTGTGGACTCCACTTCCTCCACTCGTCGTTTGTGCTCCACCGTGACTTGAAGCCGGCCAATATTCTTGTCACCTCGGACGGTGTGGTCAAGATTGGTGACTTGGGTCTTGCACGTCTATGGCATAAGCCATTGGCTCAGGGTGGTCTGTATGGaggcgacaaggtcgtcgtgACCATCTGGTACCGTGCTCCGGAGCTCATCCTGGGCTCGAAACACTACACGGCTGCAGTTG ACCTCTGGGCCGTGGGCTGCATCTACGCCGAACTGTTATCCCTCCGCCCCATCttcaagggcgaggaggccaagctcgacagCAAGAAGTCGCTACCATTCCAGAGGGACCAGATGGCCAAGATCTGTGACGTCTTGGGCCCTGTCAAGC CGGAGCACTGGCCAGGAATTCTCCACATGCCAGAGCACAAGACGTATCTGTCTCAAGGTCCATACCCGACGGGCAACCCCCTGCCAACGTGGTACGGCAGCAGAtcgggcagcagcaacgggTACGACCTGCTGTCCAAGCTGTTCGAGTGGGACCCAGCCAAGCGGatcacggcgcgcgaggcgcttgTGCACCCGTGGTTCCAGGAGGACGGGGGGTGTGGCACATCGAGCGTGTTCGAGGGCAGCACGATCACGTACCCCCAGCGCCGGGTCACGCACGAGGACAATGGCGACGCGAAGATGGGAAG TCTGCCGCCTTCGCTCGCCGGTGGCCGTCtacccagcagcagcaacttCCGCCCTGCCACAGGGGCGAGCCAACTGGCGGCCAACAAGCGAGCCAAGCTTCGGTAG
- the nuo-21 gene encoding NADH-ubiquinone oxidoreductase subunit, mitochondrial, whose amino-acid sequence MSLLRTSFRAARPAVRAFSSTAPAAERWSTQHVQPADVVAGKASGLVTVHESARDITADVVSDAPQELRHRGVRIYKPTKNTMQSGKGKTKVWRIDWDTLQGAGRWTNPLMGWQSSADYMQGTSLVFRTQEDAVRFAERQGWEYWIQEPKAPRIPPKNYADNYIHVPGPLRICHTK is encoded by the exons ATGTCGCTTCTCCGCACCTCGTTCCGCGCggcccgccccgccgtccGCGCGTTCAGCTCGACCGCCCCGGCCGCAGAGCGCTGGTCAACGCAGCACGTGCAGCCTGCCGACGTGGTGGCCGGCAAGGCCTCGGGCCTAGTAACGGTCCacgagagcgcgcgcgacattaccgccgacgtcgtgtcGGACGCGCCGCAGGAGCTGAGGCACCGCGGCGTGCGCATCTACAAGCCCACCAAGAACACGATGCAGtcgggcaagggcaagaccAAGGTCTGGCGCATCGACTGGGACACGCTCCAGGGCGCCGGGCGCTGGACCAACCCCCTCATGGGGTGGCAGTCGTCGGCAGACTACATGCAGGGCACGAGCCTCGTGTTCCGGACGCAGGAGGACGCCGTGCGCTTT GCCGAGCGCCAGGGCTGGGAGTACTGGATCCAGGAGCCCAAGGCCCCTCGCATCCCCCCCAAGAACTACGCCGACAACTACATCCACGTCCCTGGACCTCTGCGTATCTGCCACACCAAGTGA
- the egt-2 gene encoding Hercynylcysteine sulfoxide lyase, translated as MRLPSRRLPSQTEQTLHLDLTMPSDSPESFDLFCYGTLLVPAILARVLGRDASDLKFQDAVLDGYTRHHVKGEDYPTIIDEQGLKKLLGADANELSADDRWTRGTVVSGLTRKDIELLDVFEGSEYKRVQVLLHTLTNPRTLADLPPVLARPEQRASARSSDASSWGKASAWVYVWNAPLERVEPAIWNIEAFLRDKAHVWTTLGDEYADVDAARSQIAAGGAVAGGAAVAGGAFSAADAEGIVGKTMPGFPDFGHSILKEWSFRPGYVNLNHGSYGSTPNDVRDARKKLCDYIESSPDIFIRLEVEDRIAKSRAAVAPIINADVDDVVLVPNATHGVNTVISNTDWVEGDILVVYATTYDAVSQTAKYTCDRNPQLRLEVIELTFPTTHAEIVAKTEAVFKKYNQKAKAPRGDSVPKPVAVDGKERVRMVVIDSIASNPGVVYPWEQVVSLAREYDVLSLVDAAHSIGQHHVDLKKADPDFWVSNCHKWLMSQRSTAILYVPKRNQRLIRSSYPTGHYYESERYPTTTGHVHPWNFVNQFAWNGTLDFSPVVTVADTVAFRKKIGGEDRIIAHNHSLAVAGGKRLAKRWGTTFMENDAGELTAAMVNIELPNLPPAVPGEDGRLKTIVWEEFQNHNCWAALYVHDGKYWTRLSAQVWNELSDFDRVAEAYEAAAVRVQRGELKQ; from the exons ATGAGGCTGCCATCTCGACGTCTGCCCTCCCAAACTGAACAAACACTACACCTAGATCT AACCATGCCGTCCGATAGCCCCGAGTCGTTCGATC TGTTCTGCTACGGCACCCTCCTTGTCCCCGCCATCCTTGCGCGTGTGCTCGGTCGCGATGCAAGCGATCTCAAGTTCCAGGACGCCGTGCTGGAT GGATACACCCGGCACCATGTCAAGGGCGAAGACTACCCCACTATTATTGACGAGCAGGGCCTGAAgaagctgctcggcgccgatgcAAA tGAGCTCAGTGCCGATGACCGCTGGACCCGCGGCACCGTCGTGTCGGGCTTGACGCGCAAGGACattgagctcctcgacgtgtTCGAGGGATCG GAATACAAGCGCGTCCAGGTCCTTCTCCACACCCTCACCAACCcccgcacgctcgccgacctcccGCCAGTGCTCGCACGTCCCGAGCAGCGAGCCTCTGCACGGTCCTCGGATGCGTCCTCGTGGGGTAAGGCCTCGGCTTGGGTCTATGTCTGGAACGCTCCTCTCGAGCGTGTTGAACCTGCTATCTGGAA TATCGAGGCCTTCCTCCGCGACAAGGCTCATGTGTGGACgaccctcggcgacgagtaTGCCGatgtcgacgcggcgcgctcgcagatcgcagctggcggcgctgtTGCTGGCGGTGCCGCGGTCGCGGGTGGCGCGTTCtccgctgccgacgccgagggaaTCGTGGGCAAGACGATGCCTGGGTTCCCCGACTTTGGACACAGTATCCTCAAGGAGTGGTCATTCAGGCCCGGAT ATGTCAACTTGAACCACG GTTCGTACGGCTCCACGCCCAACGATgtccgcgacgcgcgcaagAAGCTGTGCGACTACATTGAGAGCAGCCCCGACATCTTTATCCGTCTCGAAGTCGAGGACAGGATCGCcaagtcgcgcgcggccgtcgctcccatcatcaacgccgacgtcgacgacgtggtgTTGGTGCCGAATGCCACCCACGGTGTCAATACCGTCATCTCCAACACTGACTGGGTTGAAGGCGACATTCTCGTCGTGTATGCCACGACGTACGATGCCGTCTCTCAGACCGCCAAGTACACGTGTGACCGGAACCCTCAgctccgcctcgaggtcATCGAGCTCACCTTCCCCACGACACATGCCGAGATCGTTGCAAAGACTGAGGCTGTGTTCAAGAAGTACAAccagaaggccaaggccccGCGTGGCGACTCTGTTCCGAAGCCTgtggccgtcgacggcaaggaaCGTGTGCGCATGGTCGTAATTGACAGCATTGCCTCCAACCCTGG TGTCGTCTACCCCTGGGAACAGGTCGTCTCGCTCGCACGTGAGTATGATGTCCTGTcgcttgtcgacgccgcgcactcGATCGGCCAGCACCATGTCGACCTCAAGAAAGCCGACCCCGACTTCTGGGTGTCCAACTGCCACAAGTGGCTCATGAG CCAACGCTCCACGGCCATCCTCTACGTCCCGAAGCGCAACCAGCGCCTCATCCGCTCGTCTTACCCCACCGGACACTACTACGAGTCGGAGCGGTATCCTACCACCACGGGTCATGTTCACCCGTGGAACTTTGTCAACCAG TTCGCGTGGAACGGAACGCTCGATTTCTCTCCGGTCGTCACAGTGGCCGATACGGTGGCGTTCCGCAAGAAGATTGGCGGCGAAGACCGTATCATTGCGCACAACCACTCGCTTGCCGTTGC TGGCGGCAAGCGCCTCGCGAAGCGCTGGGGCACGACCTTTATGGAGAACGACGCGGGCGAACTGACCGCCGCGATGGTCAACATCGAGCTGCCCAATCTCCCTCCCGCTGTGCCGGGTGAGGACGGGCGCCTGAAGACGATCGTGTGGGAGGAGTTCCAGAACCACAACTGCTGGGCGGCGCTCTACGTCCACGACGGCAAGTACTGGACGCGCCTGAGCGCGCAGGTGTGGAACGAGCTGAGCGACTTTGaccgtgtcgccgaggcgtaTGAGGCTGCCGCTGTGCGCGTacagcgaggcgagctgAAGCAGTAG